A stretch of Enterobacter cloacae complex sp. ECNIH7 DNA encodes these proteins:
- the aceE gene encoding pyruvate dehydrogenase (acetyl-transferring), homodimeric type — protein MSERLQNDVDPIETRDWLQAIESVIREEGVERAQYLIDQLLSEARKGGVKVASGAGASNYVNTIAVEDEPEYPGNLDLERRIRSAIRWNAIMTVLRASKKDLELGGHMASFQSSATVYEVCFNHFFRAANEKDGGDLVYFQGHISPGIYARAFLEGRLTEEQMNNFRQEVHGKGLSSYPHPKLMPEFWQFPTVSMGLGPIGAIYQAKFLKYLEHRGLKDTSEQTVYAFLGDGEMDEPESKGAITIATREKLDNLCFIINCNLQRLDGPVTGNGKIINELEGIFAGAGWNVIKVMWGGRWDELLRKDTSGKLIQLMNETVDGDYQTFKSKDGAYVREHFFGKYPETAALVADWTDEQIWALNRGGHDPKKVYAALKKARETKGKATVILAHTIKGYGMGDTAEGKNIAHQVKKMNMDGVRYIRDRFNVPVTDEQVENLSYITFPEGSEEHKYLHERRQALKGYLPARQPNFTEKLELPALEDFSQLLEEQNKEISTTIAFVRALNVMLKNKSIKDRLVPIIADEARTFGMEGLFRQIGIYSPNGQQYTPQDREQVAYYKEDEKGQILQEGINELGAGASWLAAATSYSTNNLPMIPFYIYYSMFGFQRIGDLCWQAGDQQARGFLVGGTSGRTTLNGEGLQHEDGHSHIQSLTIPNCISYDPSYAYEVAVIMHDGLQRMYGEAQENIYYYITTLNENYHMPAMPAGAEEGIRKGIYKLETIEGSKGKVQLLGSGSILRHVREAAQILAKDYGVGSDVYSVTSFTELARDGQDCERWNMLHPLETPRVPYIAQVMNDAPAVASTDYMKLFAEQVRTYVPADDYRVLGTDGFGRSDSRENLRHHFEVDASYVVVAALGELAKRGEIDKKVVADAITKFNIDAEKVNPRLA, from the coding sequence ATGTCAGAACGTCTCCAAAATGACGTGGATCCGATCGAAACTCGCGACTGGCTACAGGCGATCGAATCGGTCATCCGTGAAGAAGGTGTTGAGCGCGCTCAGTATCTGATTGATCAGCTGCTTTCTGAAGCCCGCAAAGGCGGCGTGAAGGTTGCTTCAGGTGCAGGGGCTAGCAACTACGTAAACACGATTGCCGTCGAAGACGAACCGGAATACCCGGGCAATCTGGATCTGGAACGTCGTATCCGTTCTGCAATCCGCTGGAACGCCATCATGACCGTTCTGCGCGCATCCAAGAAAGACCTGGAACTGGGTGGCCACATGGCGTCCTTCCAGTCTTCTGCGACCGTTTACGAAGTGTGCTTCAACCACTTCTTCCGTGCAGCGAACGAGAAAGACGGCGGCGATCTGGTGTACTTCCAGGGCCACATCTCTCCGGGCATCTATGCACGTGCATTCCTGGAAGGTCGTCTGACTGAAGAGCAGATGAACAACTTCCGTCAGGAAGTTCACGGTAAAGGTCTGTCTTCTTACCCGCACCCTAAACTGATGCCTGAATTCTGGCAGTTCCCGACCGTATCTATGGGGCTGGGCCCAATCGGTGCGATCTATCAGGCTAAATTCCTGAAATACCTGGAACACCGTGGTCTGAAAGACACCTCTGAGCAGACCGTTTACGCCTTCCTGGGCGACGGCGAAATGGATGAGCCAGAATCCAAAGGTGCGATCACCATCGCTACCCGTGAGAAGCTGGACAACCTGTGCTTCATCATCAACTGTAACCTGCAGCGTCTGGATGGTCCGGTAACCGGTAACGGCAAGATCATCAACGAACTGGAAGGCATCTTCGCAGGTGCTGGCTGGAACGTGATCAAAGTCATGTGGGGCGGTCGTTGGGATGAGCTGCTGCGTAAAGACACCAGCGGTAAACTGATCCAGCTGATGAACGAAACCGTTGACGGTGACTACCAGACCTTCAAATCCAAAGACGGTGCCTACGTTCGTGAGCACTTCTTCGGCAAATATCCTGAAACCGCAGCACTGGTTGCTGACTGGACTGATGAGCAGATCTGGGCGCTGAACCGCGGTGGTCACGATCCGAAGAAAGTCTACGCTGCACTGAAAAAAGCGCGCGAAACCAAAGGTAAAGCGACTGTAATCCTGGCCCATACCATCAAAGGTTACGGCATGGGTGATACCGCAGAAGGTAAAAACATCGCTCACCAGGTTAAGAAAATGAACATGGACGGCGTGCGTTATATCCGCGACCGTTTCAACGTTCCAGTGACCGATGAGCAGGTAGAAAACCTGTCTTACATCACCTTCCCGGAAGGTTCTGAAGAGCACAAGTACCTGCACGAACGTCGTCAGGCGCTGAAAGGCTACCTGCCAGCTCGTCAGCCTAACTTCACCGAGAAGCTGGAACTGCCAGCGCTGGAAGACTTCTCTCAGCTGCTGGAAGAGCAGAACAAAGAGATCTCTACCACTATCGCTTTCGTTCGTGCCCTGAACGTGATGCTGAAGAACAAGTCGATCAAAGATCGTCTGGTTCCAATCATCGCCGACGAAGCGCGTACTTTCGGTATGGAAGGTCTGTTCCGTCAGATCGGTATCTACAGCCCGAACGGCCAGCAGTACACCCCGCAGGACCGTGAGCAGGTTGCATACTACAAAGAAGACGAGAAAGGTCAGATCCTGCAGGAAGGTATCAACGAGCTGGGCGCAGGCGCATCCTGGCTGGCTGCTGCGACCTCTTACAGCACCAACAACCTGCCGATGATCCCGTTCTACATCTACTACTCCATGTTCGGGTTCCAGCGTATCGGTGACCTGTGCTGGCAGGCAGGCGACCAGCAGGCTCGCGGCTTCCTGGTAGGCGGTACCTCCGGTCGTACGACTCTGAACGGTGAAGGTCTGCAGCACGAAGATGGCCACAGCCACATTCAGTCTCTGACTATCCCTAACTGTATCTCTTACGACCCGTCTTACGCGTACGAAGTGGCAGTCATCATGCATGACGGTCTGCAGCGCATGTACGGTGAAGCGCAAGAGAACATTTACTACTACATCACCACCCTGAACGAAAACTACCACATGCCGGCAATGCCAGCAGGTGCCGAGGAAGGTATCCGTAAAGGTATCTACAAACTCGAAACCATCGAAGGTAGCAAAGGTAAGGTTCAGCTGCTGGGCTCCGGCTCTATCCTGCGTCACGTTCGTGAAGCAGCGCAGATCCTGGCGAAAGACTACGGCGTGGGTTCCGACGTGTACTCTGTGACCTCCTTCACTGAACTGGCGCGTGATGGCCAGGATTGTGAGCGCTGGAACATGCTGCACCCACTGGAAACTCCACGCGTTCCGTACATCGCTCAGGTGATGAACGACGCGCCAGCGGTGGCGTCTACTGACTATATGAAACTGTTCGCCGAGCAGGTTCGTACTTACGTTCCAGCTGATGATTATCGCGTACTGGGTACTGACGGCTTCGGTCGTTCTGACAGCCGCGAAAACCTGCGTCACCACTTCGAAGTTGATGCTTCTTACGTGGTTGTAGCAGCACTGGGCGAACTGGCTAAACGTGGCGAAATCGATAAGAAAGTGGTTGCGGACGCAATCACCAAATTCAACATCGATGCAGAAAAAGTTAACCCGCGTCTGGCGTAA
- the aceF gene encoding pyruvate dehydrogenase complex dihydrolipoyllysine-residue acetyltransferase — translation MAIEINVPDIGADEVEITEILVKVGDKVEAEQSLITVEGDKASMEVPSPQAGIVKEIKVSVGDKTETGKLIMIFDSADGAAAAAPAQEEKKAAPAAAAPAAAAAAKEVNVPDIGGDEVEVTEILVKVGDTVAAEQSLITVEGDKASMEVPAPFAGTVKEIKINTGDKVSTGSLIMIFEVAGAEGAAAPAQAAAPAPAAAPAAAGGAKDVNVPDIGGDEVEVTEVMVKVGDKVAAEQSLITVEGDKASMEVPAPFAGTVKEIKISTGDKVSTGSLIMVFEVEGAAPAAAPAAAAAPAPAAAPAQAAKPAAAPAAKAEKSEFAENDAYVHATPLIRRLAREFGVNLAKVKGTGRKGRILREDVQTYVKDAVKRAEAAPAAAAGGGIPGMLPWPKVDFSKFGEIEEVELGRIQKISGANLSRNWVMIPHVTHFDKTDITDLEAFRKQQNAEAEKRKLDVKFTPVVFIMKAVAAALEQMPRFNSSLSEDGQKLTLKKYINIGVAVDTPNGLVVPVFKDVNKKSITELSRELTVISKKARDGKLTAGEMQGGCFTISSIGGLGTTHFAPIVNAPEVAILGVSKSAMEPVWNGKEFVPRLMMPISLSFDHRVIDGADGARFITIINNMLSDIRRLVM, via the coding sequence ATGGCTATCGAAATCAATGTACCGGACATCGGGGCTGATGAAGTTGAAATCACCGAGATCCTGGTCAAAGTAGGCGACAAGGTTGAAGCTGAACAGTCGCTGATCACCGTAGAAGGCGACAAAGCCTCTATGGAAGTCCCGTCTCCTCAGGCTGGCATCGTTAAAGAGATCAAAGTCTCTGTTGGCGATAAAACCGAGACCGGCAAACTGATCATGATTTTCGATTCCGCCGACGGTGCAGCAGCTGCTGCACCTGCGCAGGAAGAGAAGAAAGCCGCTCCGGCCGCCGCTGCTCCAGCAGCTGCCGCAGCAGCAAAAGAAGTGAACGTGCCTGACATCGGCGGTGACGAAGTTGAAGTCACTGAAATTCTGGTGAAAGTGGGCGACACCGTTGCGGCTGAGCAGTCACTGATCACCGTAGAAGGCGACAAAGCCTCTATGGAAGTGCCGGCTCCGTTCGCGGGTACCGTTAAAGAGATCAAGATCAACACCGGCGACAAAGTGTCTACCGGGTCGCTTATCATGATCTTCGAAGTGGCGGGTGCAGAAGGCGCTGCCGCGCCTGCGCAGGCCGCTGCTCCGGCTCCGGCTGCTGCACCAGCAGCTGCTGGCGGCGCGAAAGACGTTAACGTACCGGACATCGGCGGTGACGAAGTTGAAGTGACCGAAGTGATGGTGAAAGTGGGCGACAAAGTTGCCGCTGAACAGTCACTGATCACCGTTGAAGGCGACAAAGCTTCTATGGAAGTGCCGGCGCCGTTCGCGGGTACCGTCAAAGAGATCAAGATCAGCACCGGCGACAAAGTGTCTACCGGCTCTCTGATCATGGTCTTCGAAGTGGAAGGCGCTGCGCCTGCCGCAGCTCCGGCTGCCGCGGCTGCTCCAGCCCCTGCTGCTGCACCGGCTCAGGCTGCTAAACCAGCCGCTGCCCCTGCTGCAAAAGCAGAAAAATCAGAGTTCGCTGAAAACGACGCTTACGTACACGCGACGCCGCTGATTCGTCGCCTGGCGCGCGAATTCGGTGTGAACCTGGCGAAAGTGAAAGGGACTGGCCGTAAGGGTCGTATCCTGCGCGAAGACGTTCAGACCTACGTGAAAGACGCGGTGAAACGCGCCGAAGCTGCACCTGCTGCAGCCGCCGGTGGCGGTATCCCGGGCATGCTGCCATGGCCGAAAGTGGACTTCAGCAAGTTCGGCGAAATCGAAGAAGTGGAGCTGGGCCGCATCCAGAAAATCTCTGGTGCTAACCTGAGCCGTAACTGGGTGATGATCCCGCACGTTACGCACTTCGACAAAACCGATATCACCGATCTGGAAGCGTTCCGTAAACAGCAGAACGCTGAAGCTGAGAAGCGCAAACTGGACGTGAAATTCACCCCAGTAGTCTTCATCATGAAAGCCGTTGCTGCTGCCCTTGAGCAGATGCCACGCTTCAACAGCTCCCTGTCCGAAGACGGCCAGAAGCTGACGCTGAAGAAATACATCAACATCGGTGTTGCGGTTGATACGCCAAATGGTCTGGTTGTTCCGGTCTTCAAAGACGTGAACAAGAAGAGCATCACTGAGCTGTCCCGTGAACTGACCGTTATCTCCAAGAAAGCGCGTGATGGTAAGCTGACTGCCGGCGAAATGCAGGGCGGTTGCTTCACTATCTCCAGCATCGGCGGCCTGGGTACCACCCACTTCGCACCGATTGTTAACGCGCCGGAAGTGGCTATCCTCGGTGTGTCCAAGTCCGCGATGGAGCCGGTGTGGAACGGCAAAGA